The nucleotide sequence CTCTGCTTgttgtttaaaattttcatttgcagttCTCGTTTTGTTTACCCGAAAAGCAAATGAACTCATTGCCGGCCTGGCCACtaaagtttatttttcaagCGATTTGCTCGGCGAACTAATTAAAAATCGGCCCCGGAACATGGAGCAATATGTGGCACACATGTTCTGCGATTTGGTTATATCTAAACTGATTCATAATCTCGTGCATTTTCCAGCATATGAAGTCGCTCAGGCACACCAACAAGAATAGGATTTCGTAATGAATTGACGAGCGAGACACCAAAGTACAACCTCGAAGGAACAACCCACCAGCCCAGAGAGCCACACAGACTTTGGAATTTCTCCACTCGTCCTAGTGACACCCAAGCCCACCTGTAGCCCAACGAGCCACCCAAAACCGAACCCACCATGAAGCGCAGCCGGTGGAGCCACAGtggctcctccacggctcgACTCCTGCTGATCGGAGTATTGTTCGCCAGCTGTTCCACCGCCATCCTGGGTGCCCAGCGTCCCCCCATCAACTCCGCCGGAGGTCACGAACTGCGCGGAACCACCTTCATGCCGGCCCTGGAGTGCTACGATCCATACGGCAGGCCACAGGTAAGGGACTAGCACTCGGAGCCACTGTTTACCCTCATTGTTTGTCCACAAACCAATTGAGAAGAATTGAGAATTAGTGGTCGGGCATTCAGCTTTTGGGCTGGGTCAATTCGAGTGAGAGATGCCAACTAATTGAGTAATTAAGCGACAGTTTCGTAGGAAGGAAAGAAATCGGGGGAAGTTCTGGGAATCTATCAATTACAGTGGTCAAAACAgaataattttaatgaataGTATTGTTCTTTCTTTAGTAAACTTTCAGTTGTACGAgtaattacatatatattttaatttgtaggtattaaattattattattattgcttttTTATTCCTTAGAAATGTCTGCCAGAATTTATCAATGCTGCCTATCAACTGCAAATTGAGTCAACTAATACCTGTGGTGAGCAGAATGACAACCACTTCTGCATACAAACCATGAACCAAAATCACAAAAACTGCGAATTTTGCAAGTTAGTAAAGAAAAAGTCCTACAATTCcttcataaataattaatttaaaaaatttgtttatagaTACAATGATCATAATCCATCCTTCTTGACGGATTTGCATGATCCGCAAAGTCCAACGTGGTGGCAATCGGAGACCATGTTCGAGGGCATTCAGCACCCGAACTATGTGAATCTGACTTTGCACCTTGGTAAGCATAATAGATGATGagtttaaaaacaatattttcaatatgtGTACATCTTCTGAAACCCAGGAAAATCCTATGACATCACCTACGTGCGCATTCTCTTCCGCTCACCAAGACCCGAATCCTTTACGATTTACAAGAGGACCTCGGAGAGTGGACCCTGGATTCCCTACCAGTTCTACAGTGCCACCTGTCGCGACACCTACTCCCTGCCAGATTCGCGAGCCATTCGCAAGGGTGAGGGCGAGGCCCATGCTCTGTGTACCAGCGAATACAGTGATATCTCGCCGTTGAGGGACGGTGAGATTGCCTTCTCCACGCTGGAGGGTCGTCCCAGTGGCATCAATTTTGAGCGCAGCGGAGAACTGCAGGAGTGGGTCACGGCCACGGATATCCGTATCACGCTGGACCGACTGAACACCTTCGGTGACGAACTCTTCGGTGATTCCCAGGTGCTCAAGTCGTACTTCTATGCCATCAGTGACATTGCCGTGGGTGCGCGTTGCAAGTGCAATGGACATGCCAGCAAGTGTGTACCGAGCACGGGAATGCATGGCGAGAGGACTCTGGTCTGCGAGTGCCGGCACAATACGGATGGACCCGATTGCGATCGCTGTCTGCCACTCTACAACGACCTCAAGTGGAAGAGATCCACCTCAACGGAGGTCAACGAGTGCAAAGGTGGGTGCAATCAACTTAAATATTAGAGTAAAGTTATAGTTCCTTCCACTTCTATGCATTCTCATATGAATATTTGAATGAAACTAAATTTTTCTAAAAAAGGAATAAATTCGATTGCTGACCTAGCAAAAAAACTCTTTCATAATAAGGAACTACATTTGTCAAACTAGTTTTACCCAACTGCACTTTCAGCGAGGTGGGGGAGATGGTCTTTCAGGTTTTCAATTAGCTGGACACTGCATCCAGTCTAGAGCTTCTTTATAAGGACAGACCACTTTGCCGTTAGAGTCAGTTTTGTTTGAGAGAAGCGAAGACAGTCCATCTATCAGTCATGTTTGCGCCTAGCTTGCCAGCGGTCATCCTTTTGGTGCTGCCTTTTGTCCAAGGCTGGTCGCATGATTACAGTTTGGAGACCAATCTTATAGGGCCAGAAGTGCCAAATTGGTACCTGATCAACTGTATAAATAGTTCTAGAAGAGTTGAAGGAAATGCACTAAAGTATATTGTAATTCTTAGCTTGCAACTGCAATGGATTGGCGGACAAGTGCTTCTTCGACGCGAATCTGTTCAATCGGACGGGTCATGGAGGTCACTGCCTGGACTGCCGCGAGAATCGCGATGGACCCAACTGCGAACGCTGCAAGGAGAACTTCTATATGCGCGACGATGGCTACTGCGTCAACTGCGCCTGCGATCCCGTTGGCTCCAGATCGCTGCAGTGCAACAGCCACGGCAAGTGCCAGTGTAAGCCGGGTGTGACTGGCGACAAGTGCGACCGCTGCGATAACAACTACTACCAATTCGGTCCCCATGGATGCCAGCAGTGCGGATGCGACAGTGGGGGATCCCATCAGAATACACCCGCCTGCGATACCGAGACTGGAATCTGCTTCTGCAAGGAGAATGTGGAGGGCAGACGCTGCAATGAGTGAGTTAATCTGCAGTAGACAATCCCAGCTTAATATCTCTGCTAAACTTTTGATTTCTGTCATAGATGCAAGCCAGGCTTCTTCAATCTGGACAAGAACAATCGATTTGGTTGCACACCCTGCTTCTGCTATGGGCACACCTCCGAGTGCATGACTGCCCCAGGATACTCCATTGTTTCGGTCACCTCcaattttaacaaattcaAGGAACGCTGGACGGCCGCCGATTTGAATCAACGCGAGGTGGACATCAAGTACAACCAGTATAGCCGAAGCATTGGAACCACCGCTCAGGGAAATGAGCACGTCTACTTCCAGGCACCGGATCGCTTCCTCGGCGATCAGCGTGCCTCCTACAACAGGGATCTGAAATTCAAGCTCCAGCTAGTTGGTCAGGTGGCCAATACCGGAGTGAGTGACGTGATCTTGGAGGGTGCTGGCAGCCGCATCTCCCTGCCCATCTTCGCCCAGGGCAATGGAATACCCGACCAGGGAGTTAAGGAGTATACCTTCCGTCTGCATGAACATCATGATTACCAGTGGCAACCAAGCCAGTCGGCTCGTGGATTCCTTTCGATTCTGTCCAATCTGACGGCCATTAAGATCAGGGCCACGTACTCGGTGCAGGGTGAGGCCATCCTGGATGATGTCGAGCTGCAGACGGCACATCGTGGAGCCGCCGGCCACCCGGCCACCTGGATCGAGCAGTGTACCTGTCCGGAGGGTTACCTGGGCCAGTTCTGTGAGTCCTGTGCTCCAGGCTATCGCCACAGTCCCGCTCGCGGCGGTCCCTTCATGCCCTGCATCCCCTGCGATTGCCATGGTCATGCGGACATCTGTGACTCGGAGACGGGCAGGTGCATTTGCCAGCACAACACCCACGGCGATAACTGCGATCAGTGTGCCAAGGGATTCTACGGAAATGCCCTGGGCGGAACTCCCAACGACTGCAAGCGTTGCCCCTGTCCCAATGATGGTGCCTGCCTGCAGATCAACGAAGATACGGTCATCTGTACGGAGTGCCCGAAGGGTTACTTTGGTTCCCGTTGCGAGCAGTGTAGCGATGGCTTCTTCGGAGATCCCACGGGTCTCCTGGGTGAGGTGCAGACTTGTAAGAGCTGTGACTGCAATGGCAACGTGGATCCCAATGCCGTGGGCAATTGCAACCGGACTACGGGCGAGTGCTTAAAGTGTATCCACAATACAGCCGGAGAGCACTGTGATCAGTGTTTGTCCGGACACTTTGGTGATCCTCTGGCCTTGCCTCATGGACGCTGTGATCGCTGCAGTTGCTACGAGGCTGGAACCGAGCAGGATGAACAGAGTATCACGCGATGTGACCAAGTCACTGGTCAGTGCCAGTGCAAGCCGAATGTAATTGGAAGGGATTGCGGAGAGTGCCAGCCGGGCTATTTCAACATCCGATCGGGCAATGGCTGCGAGAACTGCCTGTGCGATCCGGTGGGCAGCTACAACTCCACCTGCGATCGCTACTCTGGCCAGTGTCACTGCCGACCAGGTGTAATGGGTCAGCGGTGCGATCAGTGCGAGAACTATTTCTACGGATTCTCCAGCGAGGGCTGCAAGCCATGCGAATGCGACGAGAGCGGCTCAAAGGGATTCCAGTGCGACCAGAATGGTCAGTGTCCTTGCAATGATAACGTGGAAGGACGTCGTTGCGATCGCTGCAAGGAGAACAAGTACGACAGGCATCGGGGTTGCATCGATTGCCCCGATTGCTATAACCTCGTCCAAGATGCCGCCGATTTGCATCGTGCCAAGTTGTTCAATCTCAGTCAAACGCTGGACGAGATTGCTCGCACGCCGGTGACCAATGACGATGAGTTCGAGGCCAAGTTGAAGGCGGTGCAGGAGAAGGTGGCTGTCCTGGCCCAGGATGCACGCGATAATTCCGGTGATGGTGGTCAAACATACGCAGAGGTCATCGATGATCTTCACAAGCACCTGGACAGCGTGAGAGAGCATCTGGTGAGCGCGGATAAGTTCCAGGCAGATGCCAATGGGGAGATCGACAGGGCGCGCCAGAACTATACCATTCTGGACCAGATCACCGAGAACGCCAAGAAGGAACTGCAGCAGGCCCTCGACCTCCTGAATGACGAAGGTGCTCAGGCTTTGGCCCGGGCCAAGGAGAAGTCTGTGGAATTTGGACAGCAATCGGAACAGATCTCGGACATCTCGCGGGAGGCTCGTGCCCTGGCCGACAAACTGGAGTCGGAGGCCCAGTTCGATTTGAAGAACGCCAAGGATGCCAAGGATGCGGTGGAGAAGGCCCATCAGCTGGCCAAGAGTGCCATCGATTTGCAGCTAAAGATCGGCACCGAGCTCCGTTCGGAGGTTGGTCTGGAGCTGAGTCATGTGAAACAATCCCTGGGCACCGTAGTGCAGACCTCCAAGGAGGCTCTTCGCAAAGCCAACGAGGTCTACGATACAGCATTGACCCTGCTCAATGATGTCAATCGTCAGACGCAACCGGAAATCGATATCAGTCAGTTGAAGAAGGATGCAGTGGCCGCCAATGAACGAGCGGATGAGCTACTCAAGCAGATAACTGAATTGTCCAACAGCAACGGCGAACTCTTTGCGGATTTCGAAACGGAACAGGAACTGACGGAGGCGCTGCTTAAGAGGTGGGTGCTCCACGCCTTATCCTTATTAACTCTTTTCTAACTTGATCTATAATTTCAGAGCtgaacagcagc is from Drosophila melanogaster chromosome 3L and encodes:
- the LanB2 gene encoding laminin B2, isoform B, producing the protein MKRSRWSHSGSSTARLLLIGVLFASCSTAILGAQRPPINSAGGHELRGTTFMPALECYDPYGRPQKCLPEFINAAYQLQIESTNTCGEQNDNHFCIQTMNQNHKNCEFCKYNDHNPSFLTDLHDPQSPTWWQSETMFEGIQHPNYVNLTLHLGKSYDITYVRILFRSPRPESFTIYKRTSESGPWIPYQFYSATCRDTYSLPDSRAIRKGEGEAHALCTSEYSDISPLRDGEIAFSTLEGRPSGINFERSGELQEWVTATDIRITLDRLNTFGDELFGDSQVLKSYFYAISDIAVGARCKCNGHASKCVPSTGMHGERTLVCECRHNTDGPDCDRCLPLYNDLKWKRSTSTEVNECKACNCNGLADKCFFDANLFNRTGHGGHCLDCRENRDGPNCERCKENFYMRDDGYCVNCACDPVGSRSLQCNSHGKCQCKPGVTGDKCDRCDNNYYQFGPHGCQQCGCDSGGSHQNTPACDTETGICFCKENVEGRRCNECKPGFFNLDKNNRFGCTPCFCYGHTSECMTAPGYSIVSVTSNFNKFKERWTAADLNQREVDIKYNQYSRSIGTTAQGNEHVYFQAPDRFLGDQRASYNRDLKFKLQLVGQVANTGVSDVILEGAGSRISLPIFAQGNGIPDQGVKEYTFRLHEHHDYQWQPSQSARGFLSILSNLTAIKIRATYSVQGEAILDDVELQTAHRGAAGHPATWIEQCTCPEGYLGQFCESCAPGYRHSPARGGPFMPCIPCDCHGHADICDSETGRCICQHNTHGDNCDQCAKGFYGNALGGTPNDCKRCPCPNDGACLQINEDTVICTECPKGYFGSRCEQCSDGFFGDPTGLLGEVQTCKSCDCNGNVDPNAVGNCNRTTGECLKCIHNTAGEHCDQCLSGHFGDPLALPHGRCDRCSCYEAGTEQDEQSITRCDQVTGQCQCKPNVIGRDCGECQPGYFNIRSGNGCENCLCDPVGSYNSTCDRYSGQCHCRPGVMGQRCDQCENYFYGFSSEGCKPCECDESGSKGFQCDQNGQCPCNDNVEGRRCDRCKENKYDRHRGCIDCPDCYNLVQDAADLHRAKLFNLSQTLDEIARTPVTNDDEFEAKLKAVQEKVAVLAQDARDNSGDGGQTYAEVIDDLHKHLDSVREHLVSADKFQADANGEIDRARQNYTILDQITENAKKELQQALDLLNDEGAQALARAKEKSVEFGQQSEQISDISREARALADKLESEAQFDLKNAKDAKDAVEKAHQLAKSAIDLQLKIGTELRSEVGLELSHVKQSLGTVVQTSKEALRKANEVYDTALTLLNDVNRQTQPEIDISQLKKDAVAANERADELLKQITELSNSNGELFADFETEQELTEALLKRAEQQQLEDIELLERAKAAHDKATKAVEQGDNTLKEANNTYEKLAGFQSDVQRSSESAEKALQTVPNIEKEIQNAESLISQAEEALDGANKNANEAKKNAQEAQLKYAEQASKDAELIRRKANETKVAARNLREEADQLNHRVKLTEMDIFKLEESSTKDDNLVDDAKRKVGQAKADTQEAQKQIEKANADLTAIKDELENLKDINTGDLDRLENRLATVEGEINRVNLTGRIEKYREQRTIQKNLIDKYDAELRELKDEVQNIGLISKALPDSCFSRNRLEP